From the genome of Thermoanaerobaculales bacterium:
CATTCGCCTGTCCGATGCATCCTGAGGTCACCTCAGACGAGCCGGGGAAGTGCCCCAAGTGCGGCATGGACCTGGTGCCCACCGGCGAGGCGTCACCCTCGGCCGCCATCTCGCCACCGCCGACCGCAGAGGCGCATACGAGTCACGTCGAGGCCACCGGAGAGCGCACGGTGCTCTATTACCGAAACCCGATGGACCCCAGCGTGACGTCGCCGACGCCGATGAAGGACAGCATGGGCATGGACTACGTCCCGGTCTACGCCGAAGAGCGACCGTCGTCTGCGGCCTCCGCCGTGACCGGTCTGGCGACGGTCGACATCGGCCCCGAGGGCCTCCGCCTCGCCGGCGTGCAGACCGCCCCCGCGACCCGGGAGCGCCTGGCCCGCACGATCCGCGCCGTCGGCACCGTCACCGCGGATGAAACGCGCATCCGCCACGTGCACACCAAGATCCCCGGCTGGGTCGAGAAGCTCGACGTCAATTTCACGGGACAGTTCGTCACGAAGGGCGAGCCGATCCTGTCGATCTACTCCCAGGAGCTGCTCGCCACCCAGGAGGAGTACCTCCAAGCCCGCGAGACGGCGCGGCGGTTCAGCACCTCCGAGCTGCCCGAGGTCAGGAAGGGCGGCGACGACCTGGTGCGGGCGGCGCGGCGCCGCCTCGAGCTGTTCGACGTCCCCGACGCTTTCCTCGCCCAGCTCGAGAGCACAGGCACCGCCCAGCGCTCGGTAACGCTGGAGGCGCCGGTGTCGGGCTTCGTGACCGTCAAGGAAGTGTTCGAGGGCCAGCAGGTCGACCCCAGCATGGAGCTGTTCACCGTCACGGACCTGTCGCGGGTCTGGGTGGAGGCCGACGTATACGAGTACGAGGCAGGGGTCCTCCGGCTCGGCGACCGGGCCACCGTCACCCTCCCCTACGACGCGACCACCCGGCTCGAGGGCCGCATCGCCTACATCAACCCGACCCTCAACCCCGACACCCGCACCCTGACCGTCCGCTTCGAGTTTCCCAACTCCGGCCTCACGCTCAAGCCGGGCATGTTCGCAAACGTCGAGCTGGAGGCCGAGTCCGCGGAGGGCATCGTGATCCCCGACTCGGCGCTCATGGACACCGGCCAGCGCCAGGTCGTGTTCGTGGCGCGGGGCAACGACGCGTTCGAGCCGCGCGAGGTGGAGGTCGGCATCCGTTCCGGTGGCAAGGCGCAGGTTCTCTCAGGCATCGCCGAGGGCGAGCAGGTGGTGATCCGCGCCAACTTCCTGCTCGACTCCGAGTCGCGCCTGCGCGCCGCCATCGCCGGTATGGGCGCCGGCGACCACCAGCACGGAGCCGGGCCATGACCCGCAGGATCATCGAGTTTTCCGCCAACAACCGGCTGCTCGTGCTGCTCGGCGTGGCCGCGCTCTGCGCGCTGGCGGTCTACACCCTGGGGGAGATCCGCCTCGACGCCCTGCCCGACCTCTCGGACACCCAGGTCATCATCTACTCGCGCTGGGACCGCTCGCCCGACATCATCGAGGACCAGGTCACCTACCCGATCGTTTCCTCGCTCCTCGGTGCGCCGAGGGTCAAGGCGATCCGCGGGTTCTCCGACTTCGGTTTCTCGTACGTCTACGTCATCTTCCAGGACGGCACCGACATCTACTGGGCGCGCTCGCGGGTGCTCGAGTACCTCTCCAAGATCCAGCAGCGCCTGCCGGAAGGCGTTCAGACCGAGCTCGGCCCGGACGCCACCGGGGTCGGCTGGGTCTTCCAGTACGCCCTCGTCGACCGCTCCGGCAGCCACTCCCTCGACCAGCTTCGCTCCTACCAGGACTGGACGCTGCGCTACGCCCTCCAGTCGGTGCCCGGAGTGGCCGAGGTCGCGTCCATCGGCGGCTTCGTAAGACAGTACCAGATCACGGTCGACCCCAACCGGCTCGCCGCCTACAACATCCCCATCGACATGGTGGTCGCGGCGGTCAAGGCGTCGAACAATGAGGTCGGCGGGCGCCTGCTCGAGTTCGCGGGCACCGAGTTCATGGTGCGCGGCCGGGGCTATGCCCACTCGGTCGCCGACCTCGAGCAGATCGTGGTCAAGGCCGGCGCGGGCGGCATCCCGTTGCTGCTCAAGGACGTGGCGCAGGTTCAGCTCGGGCCCGAGATCCGCCGCGGCATCTCCGACCTCGACGGCCTCGGCGACCACGTCGGCGGCATCGTCGTCATCCGCCACGGCGAGAACGCGCTCAACGTCATCGAGCGGGTCAAGGGCAAGCTCCACGAGCTCGAGCCGTCGCTGCCATCCGGCGTCGACGTGGTCACCACCTACGACCGCTCCGACCTCATCGAGCGGGCCATCGAAACGCTCAAGCACGAGCTGACGATCGAGATGATCATCGTCTCGCTCGTCATCCTGATCTTCCTCTGGCACATCCCGTCCGCACTCGTGCCCATTGCGACGATCCCAATCTCGGTACTGCTCGCGTTCATCCCGATGTACTACATGGGGGTCACGGTCAACATCATGTCGCTGGCCGGCATCGCGATCTCGATCGGGGTGCTCGTCGACGGAGCGATCGTCGAGGTGGAGAATGCCTACAACAAGCTCCACCACTGGGAGGCGGACGGCAGGAAGGGCGACTTCCACGCGGTCCGCCTCGAGGCGCTCAAGGAGGTCGGCCCGTCGGTCTTCTTCTCCCTGCTGGTGATCGCGGTGGCGTTCATCCCGGTGTTCGCCCTGGTCGACCAGGAGGGTCGCCTGTTCAAGCCCCTCGCCTACTCCAAGAACCTCGCCATGGCTCTCGCCGCGATGCTCGCCATCACCCTCGACCCGGCGATGCGGATGCTGTTCACACGGATGGACCCCTTCACGTTCAAGCCGAAGGTCCTGTCGTGGTTCGCGACAAGGACCTTGGTCGGCACCTACTACTCCGAGGAGAAGCACCCGATCAGCCGATTGTTGTTCGCGGTGTACGAGCCGGTGTGCCGCTTCGTGCTGCGCCACCCCAAGGCGGTGATCGCGGTCGCGATCGGCTTGGTGGCGATATCGGTGCCGTTCTACTTCACGCTCGGCACCGAGTTCATGCCGCCGCTCAACGAGGGCACGATCCTCTACATGCCGACAACCCTGCCCGGCATCTCGGTGCAGCAGGCCCGCGAGCTGCTCGAGGCCCAGGACCGTGTGCTCAAGAGCTTCCCCGAGGTCGAGCGCGTGTTCGGCAAGGCCGGTCGCGCCGAAACCTCGACCGACCCGGCGCCGTTCTCGATGATGGAGACGACCGTCATCCTGAAGCCCGAAAGCGAGTGGGAGGCGAAGCCGCGCTGGTACAGCTCATGGGCGCCGGAGTGGCTGAAGCCGGCGCTGCGACCGATCTGGCCCGACCGCATCTCGTGGGAGGAGCTGGTCGGCAAGATGGACCGCGCCCTCAAGATCCCGGGCGTCACCAACGCCTGGACGATGCCGATCAAGGCGCGCATCGACATGCTCACCACCGGCGTGCGGACGCCAGTCGGCATCAAGGTGTTCGGCGCCGACCTCGCGGAGATCCAGCGCATCGGCGAGCACCTCGAGGGCATCCTGCGCGACATTCCCGGCACCCGCAGCGTGTTCGCGGAACGGGTCACCGGGGGTTACTTCGTCGACATCGTCCCGCGCCGCGACCAGCTCGCCCGCTACGGCCTCACGGTCGCGCAGCTGCAGGACGTGATCATGAGCGCGATCGGTGGCGAGAACGTGACCACCACGATTGAAGGCCGTGAGCGCTACCCGGTGAACATCCGCTACCCGCGCGAGCTGCGCGAGGACGTCGGCCGGCTGCAGCGCGTGCTCGTACCGACGCCGTCCGGACTCCAGGTGCCGCTCGCCCAGCTCGCTGACGTCCAGCTCGTCCAGGGCCCCGCGATGATCCGCGACGAGAATGGCTTCCTCGCCGGGTACGTCTACGTCGACATCACCGGCCGCGACATCGGTGGTTACGTGGAGGAGGCCAAACGGGCCGTGCGCGACCGGCTCGCCCTCAAGCCGGGCTACGTCCTGCAGTGGTCCGGGCAGTACGAGAACATGATTCGCGTCCGCGAGCGACTCAAGCTCGTCGTGCCGATCACCCTGGCCCTGATCTTCATCCTCCTCTACATCAACACGCGGTCGGCATTCAAGGCGATCGTCGTCATGCTCGCCGTGCCGTTCTCGGCGATCGGCGCGATCTGGCTGTTCCACCTCCTCGGCTACAACGTGTCAATCGCAGCCTGGGTCGGGATGATCGCCCTGCTCGGCCTCGACGCCGAGACCGGGGTGTTCATGCTCCTGTTCCTCGACCTGTCGTACGACGACTACCGGAAGCGGGGCCTGCTCACCACGTCGGGCGGCCTCGACGAGGCGATCGTCCACGGCGCGGTGAAACGGGTGCGGCCGAAGATGATGACGGTGACCGCCGCTTTTGCGGGCCTGCTGCCGATCATGTGGTCGACCTCGGCCGGCGCCGACGTCATGAAACGGATCGCGGCGCCGATGATCGGCGGCCTGGTCACCTCGTTCCTGCTCGAGCTCCTGGTCTACCCTGCGATCTACAAGCTGTGGAAGGAGCGCACGGAGGGAAGAGGGGTTGGGGAATAAGGGTTAGCGCCCCTTCCGCGCCCGCTTCCGCTTCCGCGCCCGACGTGAGCGACGCTCGCCCTCAGACCGCTCCCGTTCCCGTTCCCGTTCCCGNNNNNNNNNNNNNNNNNNNNNNNNNNNNNNNNNNNNNNNNNNNNNNNNNNNNNNNNNNNNNNNNNNNNNNNNNNNNNNNNNNNNNNNNNNNNNNNNNNNNCCCGACGTGAGCGACGCTCGCCCTCAGACCGCTCCCGTTCCCGTTCCCGTTCCCGGGCTCACCCGCCCGCTTCCGCTTCCGCGCCCGCTTCCGCCTCCGCGCCCGACGTGAGCGACGCTCGCCCTCAGACCGCTCCCGTTCCCGTTCCCGTTCCCGTTCCCGGGAGGCGGCCGGGCGACGGGCTCACTCGAACTGCACCGACCGCTTGGTGAAGGCGCCCTCCATCCAGAAGCCGGTGATCGGGAACGATGCCCGCTGGAACGAGCCGGCCGCGGCACCGGCAGCGACGAGCACCGGGGCGTAGTGCTCCCAGGTCGGCAGCGCCATCCGCGCGGCCGGAGCCCGGTCCTGGAAGTCCTTGAGCGCATCGACGTCGAAGCGGGACAGTGCGTCGGCCGCCCAGGCATCGAACTCGCGCGCCCACGCCGGGATGCCGGGCCGGAAGGCGTAGGCCATGTTGTGGGTCAGGAAGCCGCTGCCGAAGATCAGCACGCCCTCGTCGCGCAGCGGCGCCAACGCCCGGCCGAGGTCGAAGAGCTCCTCCGGGTCGAGCGCCGGCATCGAGAGCTGGAGCACGGGCACGCCGGCGCCGGGGTACATCGCGACCAGCGGCACGTACGCGCCGTGGTCGAGGCCGCGACGAGGATCGTCGGCGGCTGCGATGCCCGCTTCGCCCAACAGGCCGCGCACGCGGCCGGCGAGATCGGGCGCACCGGGCGCCGGGTACTCGGTCCGGTAGTAGCGCTCGGGGAATCCGTAGAAGTCGTAATGGAGCGGCACCGTCCGGGTGGCCCCGAGGGTGGCCGGCCGCTGCTCCCAGTGCGCCGACACCATGAGCACGCTCGCGGGCTTTGGCATCGCCGCTGCCCAGGCGGCGAGCTCGCCCATCCAGACCTCGTCGTCGAGGAGCACCGGCGCGCCGTGGGCCGCGAAGATGACCGGCATCGGTGTCACCGTGCTGCCTCCCTGGACACCGCCGTGCGGTGGGCGGCCACCCCGGCGGCGGCCACCGCCGCGAACGCGGCGCCGGCGGCGAAGGTGGCCGCGGCCCCGTAGGCGCTCCACAGCGCGCCGGCGATCAGGTTGGCGAGCAGCAGCGCGCCGCCGCTCACCAGGTTGAACAGTCCGAAGGCGGTGCCGCGCAGATCCGCAGGGGCGGTGTCCGCGACCAGCTTCGCGAGCAGGCCCTGGGTGAAGGCCATGTGCAGGCCCCACAGCGCGGCTCCGGCGAGGGCCAGCAGCGGCGAGCGCGCGACTGCCAACGTGACGTCCGCCACGATCAGCAGAACAAGGCCGGCCAGCAAAAGCTTGCGCTGATCGACGCGGTCCGCAGCTGCGCCGGCCGGAAAGGCGGCGCCTGCGTAGCAGAGGTTCATCGCCACCATCACCGCCGGCACCAGGGCCAGACCGAGGCCGACGTCCTGGGCGCGCAGCACGAGGAACGCCTCGCTGAAGCGCGCCAGCGTGAACACCGCGCCCAGCAGCACGATCAGCCAGAAGTCGAGCGGCAGCCGTCGCACCTCCGTCCTCGACAGCGGCAGCCGGGCCGCCGGTCGCATGGGGCCGCGCTCGGGCTCGCGCACGAAGGCGATGAGCACCACGACCGCGAGCAGCGCGGGCAGCACGCCGGCCCACATCACGGCGCGAATGCGGCCGCTCAGCAGTGCCATCAGCGCGAGCGCGAGCAGCGGGCCGAGCACGGCGCCGGCGGAGTCGAGCGCCTGGCGCAGCCCGTAGGCCGCGCCGCGAAGACTGGCCGGCGTGATGTCGGCCACCAGCGCGTCGCGCGGCGCGCCGCGGATTCCCTTGCCCATGCGATCGACGAAGCGGGCCGTGAACACCCAGCCGACCGAGGTCGCCAGCGGGAAGATCGGCTTGGTGAGGGCGGCGAGACCGTAGCCGATCACCATCTGCGCCTTGCGCCGGCCCAGCCAGTCGCTGATCGCGCCGGAGACGACCTTGAGCATGGCCGCGGTCGCCTCGGCAACGCCTTCGATGACGCCGACGGTGACCAGGGACGCTCCGAGCACGCTGACCATGAACACCGGCAGCACGCTGTGGATGAGCTCGGACGAGGTGTCCATGAGCAGCGAGCCGAGGCCCATGGCCCAGATGCCCGCGGGCAGGGCGCGCATCGATGCGCGACCGGAGTCGGTCGGCGAGCTCATGGCTGGATGATTCTAGGCGATCGTCGCGTTGCGGCCTCGCCCTCGGCGGGCCGGAGCCGGTTCGGGTCCGACGGGCAGGGGACTAACGCAGCGCGACAAAGGTCGCGAACCCGGCCATGAACTCCGAGAGCTGCTTGCGGACCTTGTCGTCGCCCATCGCACCGTCACCATCGAAGACCTTCGACGCGGCCGCGACGTACAGCTGCTTGCCGAGGTAGACCCTCGCGCCGAGGTTCCGGAACACCGGAAGGAGCGCGGTCTGCGAGAGCCGGGTGCCCCAGGCGCCGGGGGTCGCTCCGATGATGGCGACCGGCCGGTCGCCGAACACCTTCGCAGCACCCATCGGCGGTCGCGACAGCCAGTCGATGGCGTTCTTGAGCACGCCCGGAATCGAGGCGTTGTACTCCGGCGTCACGATCAGCAGCCCGTCGGAGGCCGCGATCGCCTCCTGCAGCGCGACGACCTGCGCCGGGGCGCCATGCTCCTCCTCGAGATCGCCGTCATAGAGGGGAATGCCGGCGATCGAGGCGATTTCAACCTCCAGCCCGACCGGCGAGGCCCCTGCCGCGGCCCGCAGCAGCGCGGCGTTGTACGAGCCCTTCCTCAAGCTGCCCGCAATCCCGATGATCCGTGCCATAGTCCCCCCCTCCAACCAGGGTATAGGGGCTAGGATCCAGGGGCTAGTCCCCCCTCCCGTGCCCGTTCCCGTTCCCGTTCCCGGTAACGTCCGGGCCCCGCCCGCTCGTGTCACGGCGACGTGCAGCTCGTCACGGCGGAGTCGAATGGACGGAGCCGGAAGCACGAAGCTGCATCCGCTTCCGCGCCCGGTTCCGGGCCGGGATCTGGGATCTAGGATATCGGGTCCCGCCCCCGCCCGTCTCCGTGCCCGTGCCGGTCTCCGTCAGCCCGTGAGCCGCCGGCCGGACTCGTCGAACAGGTGGAGCTCGCCGAGGTCGATCGAGAGGGCCAGCTGCTCGCCCGGACGCGGCATGGTCGAGGGCGGCAGCATGGCGGCCAGCATCTGCGCGCCGAGCTTGAGCTGGACGTGGACCTGGGATCCCGGCGGCTCGACCACCACGACCTCGCCACTCACCGCCGCGGCGCGGACTCCGGATGGGCTCGCTGGTCGACCATCATTCAGCCTCGTCACGACGGACCTGCTGCAGCATCCACTCCGCGAGCTCGGGGTCGCGGTAGGCGGCAACCCACGAGTTGTGGCCGACGCCGGGCAGGACAGTGAGCCTCGGCGACCCGCCAGCGCGCCGTGTCTCCTCGACGAGCTCGAGCGTCGCGGCGACCGGCACCGTGTCGTCGGCCTCGCCGTGGAAGGCCCAGATCGGCAGCCCGGCCAGGGCCGGCGCGAGCTCGGCAGCGCTGCCCTCGAAGCGGGGTGACAGCGAGCGCCCCGCTGGCGGGCCCGCCGGTGCGGTGGCGTAGCCGCAAATCGGCACCAGCGCCGCCCACCGGCCCGGGTGACGCGCGCCGAGCACCCAGGTGCCGTGGCCGCCCTGCGACAGGCCGGTCAGCAGCACCCGGCCCGGGTCGACCTGATAGCGGGCGGCGACCTCGTCGAGCATCGCCAGCAGCACGGCCTCGTGCTGCTCCCACTCGTCATCCGGTTCCGGCTTCTGGGGAAGGAGCACCAGGAAC
Proteins encoded in this window:
- a CDS encoding CusA/CzcA family heavy metal efflux RND transporter — translated: MTRRIIEFSANNRLLVLLGVAALCALAVYTLGEIRLDALPDLSDTQVIIYSRWDRSPDIIEDQVTYPIVSSLLGAPRVKAIRGFSDFGFSYVYVIFQDGTDIYWARSRVLEYLSKIQQRLPEGVQTELGPDATGVGWVFQYALVDRSGSHSLDQLRSYQDWTLRYALQSVPGVAEVASIGGFVRQYQITVDPNRLAAYNIPIDMVVAAVKASNNEVGGRLLEFAGTEFMVRGRGYAHSVADLEQIVVKAGAGGIPLLLKDVAQVQLGPEIRRGISDLDGLGDHVGGIVVIRHGENALNVIERVKGKLHELEPSLPSGVDVVTTYDRSDLIERAIETLKHELTIEMIIVSLVILIFLWHIPSALVPIATIPISVLLAFIPMYYMGVTVNIMSLAGIAISIGVLVDGAIVEVENAYNKLHHWEADGRKGDFHAVRLEALKEVGPSVFFSLLVIAVAFIPVFALVDQEGRLFKPLAYSKNLAMALAAMLAITLDPAMRMLFTRMDPFTFKPKVLSWFATRTLVGTYYSEEKHPISRLLFAVYEPVCRFVLRHPKAVIAVAIGLVAISVPFYFTLGTEFMPPLNEGTILYMPTTLPGISVQQARELLEAQDRVLKSFPEVERVFGKAGRAETSTDPAPFSMMETTVILKPESEWEAKPRWYSSWAPEWLKPALRPIWPDRISWEELVGKMDRALKIPGVTNAWTMPIKARIDMLTTGVRTPVGIKVFGADLAEIQRIGEHLEGILRDIPGTRSVFAERVTGGYFVDIVPRRDQLARYGLTVAQLQDVIMSAIGGENVTTTIEGRERYPVNIRYPRELREDVGRLQRVLVPTPSGLQVPLAQLADVQLVQGPAMIRDENGFLAGYVYVDITGRDIGGYVEEAKRAVRDRLALKPGYVLQWSGQYENMIRVRERLKLVVPITLALIFILLYINTRSAFKAIVVMLAVPFSAIGAIWLFHLLGYNVSIAAWVGMIALLGLDAETGVFMLLFLDLSYDDYRKRGLLTTSGGLDEAIVHGAVKRVRPKMMTVTAAFAGLLPIMWSTSAGADVMKRIAAPMIGGLVTSFLLELLVYPAIYKLWKERTEGRGVGE
- a CDS encoding MFS transporter, yielding MSSPTDSGRASMRALPAGIWAMGLGSLLMDTSSELIHSVLPVFMVSVLGASLVTVGVIEGVAEATAAMLKVVSGAISDWLGRRKAQMVIGYGLAALTKPIFPLATSVGWVFTARFVDRMGKGIRGAPRDALVADITPASLRGAAYGLRQALDSAGAVLGPLLALALMALLSGRIRAVMWAGVLPALLAVVVLIAFVREPERGPMRPAARLPLSRTEVRRLPLDFWLIVLLGAVFTLARFSEAFLVLRAQDVGLGLALVPAVMVAMNLCYAGAAFPAGAAADRVDQRKLLLAGLVLLIVADVTLAVARSPLLALAGAALWGLHMAFTQGLLAKLVADTAPADLRGTAFGLFNLVSGGALLLANLIAGALWSAYGAAATFAAGAAFAAVAAAGVAAHRTAVSREAAR
- a CDS encoding class III extradiol ring-cleavage dioxygenase, which translates into the protein MPVIFAAHGAPVLLDDEVWMGELAAWAAAMPKPASVLMVSAHWEQRPATLGATRTVPLHYDFYGFPERYYRTEYPAPGAPDLAGRVRGLLGEAGIAAADDPRRGLDHGAYVPLVAMYPGAGVPVLQLSMPALDPEELFDLGRALAPLRDEGVLIFGSGFLTHNMAYAFRPGIPAWAREFDAWAADALSRFDVDALKDFQDRAPAARMALPTWEHYAPVLVAAGAAAGSFQRASFPITGFWMEGAFTKRSVQFE
- a CDS encoding efflux RND transporter periplasmic adaptor subunit, with the translated sequence MKTATTVVIAVVALAAAALLVLQGCAPAPPEATKYHCPMHPTYISDRPGDCPICGMRLVPVETRAAPTTVPAFACPMHPEVTSDEPGKCPKCGMDLVPTGEASPSAAISPPPTAEAHTSHVEATGERTVLYYRNPMDPSVTSPTPMKDSMGMDYVPVYAEERPSSAASAVTGLATVDIGPEGLRLAGVQTAPATRERLARTIRAVGTVTADETRIRHVHTKIPGWVEKLDVNFTGQFVTKGEPILSIYSQELLATQEEYLQARETARRFSTSELPEVRKGGDDLVRAARRRLELFDVPDAFLAQLESTGTAQRSVTLEAPVSGFVTVKEVFEGQQVDPSMELFTVTDLSRVWVEADVYEYEAGVLRLGDRATVTLPYDATTRLEGRIAYINPTLNPDTRTLTVRFEFPNSGLTLKPGMFANVELEAESAEGIVIPDSALMDTGQRQVVFVARGNDAFEPREVEVGIRSGGKAQVLSGIAEGEQVVIRANFLLDSESRLRAAIAGMGAGDHQHGAGP
- a CDS encoding NAD(P)H-dependent oxidoreductase, giving the protein MARIIGIAGSLRKGSYNAALLRAAAGASPVGLEVEIASIAGIPLYDGDLEEEHGAPAQVVALQEAIAASDGLLIVTPEYNASIPGVLKNAIDWLSRPPMGAAKVFGDRPVAIIGATPGAWGTRLSQTALLPVFRNLGARVYLGKQLYVAAASKVFDGDGAMGDDKVRKQLSEFMAGFATFVALR
- a CDS encoding PHB depolymerase family esterase; the encoded protein is MREVAMDVGGGWSAVLAVAVLAAACASSPGDLAAPSCTGFVFGSLELGERSYPYALYVPRSYDASRTWPVVLFLHGKGECGRDGSRQISVGLGPELLARPERWPFLVLLPQKPEPDDEWEQHEAVLLAMLDEVAARYQVDPGRVLLTGLSQGGHGTWVLGARHPGRWAALVPICGYATAPAGPPAGRSLSPRFEGSAAELAPALAGLPIWAFHGEADDTVPVAATLELVEETRRAGGSPRLTVLPGVGHNSWVAAYRDPELAEWMLQQVRRDEAE
- a CDS encoding TOBE domain-containing protein; the protein is MSGEVVVVEPPGSQVHVQLKLGAQMLAAMLPPSTMPRPGEQLALSIDLGELHLFDESGRRLTG